A stretch of the Dioscorea cayenensis subsp. rotundata cultivar TDr96_F1 chromosome 4, TDr96_F1_v2_PseudoChromosome.rev07_lg8_w22 25.fasta, whole genome shotgun sequence genome encodes the following:
- the LOC120258215 gene encoding protein NUCLEAR FUSION DEFECTIVE 6, mitochondrial-like, whose protein sequence is MASTFARAALPALLRSHIARSPPAARRFSSALSPACRRSLFLSRSPVELGCYDGSLLPLHSAVAAARLTSRLSTTARSCRDLSQEMGLSIPR, encoded by the exons ATGGCTTCGACCTTCGCTCGCGCCGCTTTGCCTGCCCTTCTTCGCTCCCATATCGCCAGATCTCCTCCGGCGGCAAGGCGCTTCTCCTCTGCCTTGTCTCCCGCTTGCCGGCGATCCCTTTTCCTATCTAG GTCTCCTGTGGAGTTGGGCTGCTACGATGGGTCCTTGCTCCCGCTACACAGCGCGGTGGCTGCTGCGAGGCTGACGTCCCGGCTGAGCACGACGGCCAGGAGCTGCCGTGATCTCTCACAGG AGATGGGTCTATCAATACCAAGATAA